From the Cololabis saira isolate AMF1-May2022 chromosome 13, fColSai1.1, whole genome shotgun sequence genome, the window ggaacaaacttcctgtagacctgaggtctgctccaactgtagatccattagatcaggataaaaacattactgcttAATTAaatacctgctgtattctactgcccttactttttaacaacttgtgctttttattattttacctcttttcttatcattttatttcatttatttgttatttactgtttaattgtgtcttgccgcttttcatgttgatgtaaagcactttgaattaccttgtgtataattatgctatacaaataaacttgccttgcctaatctTTTTCAAGAGGAtgcagtttcaaagtttatttagacgggacaatgcatattaatgaacactacattaagcagtgtgaaTACACTGGGTTTAGCAgaaaatgctagtttccacccgcagtccccacaaacaaccagacacactcacacctacgggcaatttagaatcatcaatttacctagcatgcatgtttttggactgtgggaggaagccggagtacccggaaaGAAGCaagcaagcacggggagaacatccaaactccacacagaaagaccctgccgggcctgggagttgaaccgggaaccttcttgctgtgaggcaacagtgctaaccactaagccaccgtgctgccgatTTCAGTTTATGTAGTTTAGGGCTTAACTAATTAACCCAGTTTAAGTCTCcagtaaacctcaattcagtcTTTATCATGTGAtgatgacaaacaaaacaaaaatgtcataaacaAAAGGATTCCCAACCAAGTACTGAGTGCATTAATGGACATTTTCAAATGTTGGATTTTGTTTTGCtgttataaatctttttttttacttggtcTGAGGAAAtgttctaatattttgagataggatatttgagttttcttaagctgtaagccataataagcaatattaaaataataaaaggcttgcaatatttcagttaatttttaatgaatccacaatgtatgacatttttgtttttttaattgcattacagaaaataaagaactttatcacaatattctaattttctgagacagtcctgtgtgtgtgtgtatatatatatatatatatatatatatatatatatatatatatatatatatatatatatatatatatatatatatatatatatatatatatatggatatatatgaTATAACAAGAAAAGTATATTGTAATCATGTGATACTCTGTCatacaaagatttaaaaagacatttttcacGTCATTACGTCATACGGCTGGTTTTTCTCTTGCGTCAGTGAAGTATTTCCACGCAGGGGGAAACTTGCAATAGCATTGACTAGCCAGCAGTTAGACTCAGAATAATTAATAAAAGGCTGAATAAATCAGTTATAATTAAATATTGCTCATTCTTGGATAATTAACGTTATTTCACACAAACTGTTCATTCTTAATGAATTATTAACATATTCCTATTAATCAatattttacatgtttttatgtttatgttaaaaaatattttattgtagtttttttcagCTGCGAAATGATCACCAATGTACAACTGAAACCATTTAGATGGTTATTATTTTACACAAACATGTTTAATGATGCAGAAGacgtcttaaaggggacctattatgaaaaacacgttttttcttgttttaacatatataaagtggtctcccctcaccctgccagcacaggggagacaaaataccatgaatttctgcaagctctctgacccccgccggacagagtcccccagtgtcacgtggttttttttgagccgattaaaatctgctcccgtcgtgagtcacgacgggagcagatttccataggttcagcctccgctgctgaaaccacgcccacaaccagctctctacgccggctggagcggtgcttccttcagccactcggacgcggcgccgcggcggagcggatccgggttaaattaTCCAGGTTcacgggtggtttgggagctgggtcctcggggatctgtcccaggtcggatcagcttcaccctccgagattttcagccaaatctgtcggtttgatcaccggtaacgggcgatgcgcacaggatgcgctccggagcgatctgtgcgcccgccgtggggttgccgCGCCAGCgtgcagcatccgccgggcagatccggcggaaattccgctggtcggtccccgggagtccctgctactaGTCCGTcggactaaattgtccaggttcccagccgctttgggagcagggatttctggggtacgtcccaggctggaccagcttcaccctccgagattttcagctaaatctgtcggtttgatcaccggtaacaggcgatgcgccccggagccatgcttttatttttttaacaataaagttgccatttgtgaaaattcagtgttgtatttatttacaggctcgggctgctctggcggagcgaggtttattctcctcccctgctacacgtcattcagggagccaatcagcacagagcctcattatcataccccccccccccccttcccttagaatggagcacagaaaaagaggttagaagcggtaaaactagagacagggcccacaggctggatttatgatttatgtagaaaaaacaagctttagattgtttttaagacattcaagggctgtttaaaatatacattaaatgccacaataggtctcctttaaatgtaACTTAAATGATGACCAACGTTTACTTACCTAACTGTTGTTTGATCAGCGTGTTATCAGTCATTATCAACTATATGTGTTGtcctttattatatattttatattgtgcAAACTATATCTTTTTCAAGTTTGAAGAATGTCTTATCAAGTTATTACAATCAATTTTTCCACATCTGAACCATACAATATTATGTTCTAACATTACACGAGGGCCTGCAGAAGTGGTGGTGGAGGAGGCAGGGAAACcttatagagtttaaaatcttactgctggtctacaaagacctgaatgcacaatacacaatacatggttgatctgttagttcctatgaagctcccagacccctgagcttcatctggatctgttagttcctatgaagctcccagacccctgagcttcatctggatctggtttgttgtggttccagaaccagaaccaagcaaggttcagcagcgttcagttattctgctcctcaccggtggaacaaacttcctgtagacctgaggtctgctccaactgtagatccattagatcaggataaaaacattactgcttAATTAaatacctgctgtattctactgcccttactttttaacaacttgtgctttttattattttacctcttttcttatcattttatttcatttatttgttatttactgtttaattgtgtcttgccgcttttcatgttgatgtaaagcactttgaattaccttgtgtataattatgctatacaaataaacttgccttgcctaatctTTTTCAAGAGGAtgcagtttcaaagtttatttagacgggacaatgcatattaatgaacactacattaagcagtgtgaaTACACTGGGTTTAGCAgaaaatgctagtttccacccgcagtccccacaaacaaccagacacactcacacctacgggcaatttagaatcatcaatttacctagcatgcatgtttttggactgtgggaggaagccggagtacccggaaaGAAGCAAGCAGGGGGGAAACTTGCAATAGCATTGACTAGCCAGCAGAGGGCAACATAACACAAACTTGTTTTCCGCTCCATCCCAGCCGACCCCAATACATCCACAACCTCTCCTTATAACTTCATTATGTGGTGTCATGGCCTGCTCCATAAAACATATACTTAAGGTTTCTTCATATAAGTCATTCATAAAATTAAGTTACTTTCCGAAGAACATAGTTTCAAATGGTAAAAGCTGCATTTTATTCCAAATTGGTGGGTTTTCTAGATTTCTGTCCGGCTGTACTCTGTTGCTAAGAACCATCATAAACCTGTAAAACTGAATTAatgataaataattaaataaatataaatactagcTGATTTTGTGTCTGAGGACCTGCATGAATCCAGATACTGACGATGTTGTTGTTTTAGAGATACTACATCTGAATTAGcgaggaaaaggaggaaacaACAGTATTATAACAGCAACAcggttcctggttcaactcccagcAGGGGTTTTTCTGTGTGGCGTTTGCATGTCCCCCCCCCGGAGCTcttgtgggttttctccaggcttcctcccatcctccagaaCCATTTTACGTCAGGGTGAATGGTGATTTTAAACCGGCCGTACGAGTGAGCGCGTGTTATTTGTTTATATGTGACCCTGTGAGGGATTAGTGAGGGGTTCTGACCCAAACACAACCTGAACTGTATCAACGTGACTTTGATGTACCTTCTGGAGTATAACGTCGTTCCAATACACAACTGGGATCCTGTCCAGGACCAGAAACGCCACATTTACCAATGAACTGGCTGTAAGGAATGTGCAATATTGAATTGCACAACTATGACTACgttatttaaataattaatcCCATTGAACAGGTGCCTCAGACAACAATTTCctaaataaaatgcaaaaagaagaaagtgtcttaaaacaaaaataaaaggccATGCTGAGCAACTAGAGGCCTGTTTTCAGCTCTGAATAACAGTGATTACAAAGCTGCAGCATAGGAATACTTTTATTAAGgtagcacattttaaaaacaggctTACAAAGGGCTgagcataaaaataaaagcacattacACAATAAATAGATTTTTTACAAAAGTTACAACTACTTAAATGTGCCATTGTGATTTGACTGAAGATACGAAACTAATCAAAACTCCATACTTCAGCAATGTTCGGGGAACAGCACAAGACGTGAGCGTGGAACCGATGTGTAAGAACATGCCATTACTTAAGGTCAGGTGTGTAGTGGTGGTACTTACTTATATAAAAGAGGAAAGTAAAAGTGTAATGTTGGTTTTAGTTGAACTAAAAATTTTAAACTGAAGATAATCAAAGTACTTCTACAGTTTTCGGGAGCCATCCTCCTCAGATTGATGCTCTGTTCTTCACGACTGTTCGGGTGAAAGCTCTCCATAATTCACAGCTATAAAAGGGTTCTGTTAAATGTTCCTTTGGACACATTATATTTGTggacacaaaagagaaaagacgGCAGTGTTTCGACAACTAGTATGTGCacatgaactgaaaaaaaaatggaaaagaaaagaagagcaaCAAATCTAGACATGATGTACACTATGATGTAGTCGGTGGTTTAGGGAAGTGTTTGTGCCGAGCTGCAAAGTTGACCCACCGGGGAACGAGAGGACGTTCCGTCGTGTTACCGTCCGTCACTCAGACATTTACACCCATTTGCAAACGAAACGCTAGCGTCCTGATTCATGCTCTCCTTGACCTCCAAGGGGAGCGAGTCAAAGAGGTGGTCCTCCACCAGCAGGCAGCCTCGACGGAGGAGGCCGCACTGGCCGAGCTGGGCCGGCAGACGATCCAGGCAGTTCCCCTTCATTTCCAGGTGCGTGAGCTGCAAGAGGTGGCCGATCTTCTCAGGGATGGAGGAGACACAGTTGTGGCTGAGACATAACGTTCTTATCTTGTTACACTTGAACAGCTGCTTGGGGACCACTTCAACTTTGTTGCCCGTAATGACAAAGTGTTGGAGGTTCTGCAAGAAGCCCACCTCCGGAGGTATCACCGCGATGGAGTTGTGGCTAACATCGAGGTATCTCAGCTTAAGAAGGGTGAACAACGAGGAGGGCAGTGATTCCAGCTTGTTGTGTGAGAGATAGAGCGACTCCAGGTTTTTGACGTGGCTAATCGACAgcgggatgatgatgatcttaTTGTACCAAAGTTTGAGACAGGTCAGTCTCTTGAGGTGCTGAAAACTGATGACCTCCTCTATTGTACGAATATTGTTGGATTTGAGATCCAGTTCCTGCAGGTTGTTCAGACTGAAGATGGCATGAGGGATTCGCTCCAGCTCACAGTTGTGCAGCTCCAACTCCCCGAGGTTGACCATCTTCTTCAGGCTGTTCAGCACCAGAAGCTTGGTGCCGTCGTTGTGGATGACCAGTTTGACCAGGTGTGGGGACAGGTCGGTGATGTTCGTCGGGACCTTGGTGAGGTTACTTTTGAGATGTAAAATCTTTAAGTGCCTAAGATCTCGGAGGGATTCAATCCCGATCATTTTGTTGTTTTCGGAGTTCAGGTTGCCAATCAAATACAACTCTCGCAAATTTTTCAACAAGTACACCCAGCTGGGAATCTCTGCAACATCTGTGAATTTGACGTGAAGGCACCGAAGGTGGTCGCAGAGAAAGATGAAAGCGGTCTGCTCAACTTTGGCAGGGCAGTGGTACAAGTGCAGCTCCTGGAGGCCAATCATCTGGGAGATCTTGGCCGTTATCCTGGCCTCCGGGATTAATTCTAACCTCAGGATTTCCAAGTCGGTGAGATCGAACACGGCGTCCGGCACTCCAGACAGCATGAAGAGATGGAGTTCCAACTTATCTTGGGGATTTCGCGTCACGTGCTGCCGCAGCTTCTCAAAGGTCCACTCGTGATTGAGGCTGATCTCGCGGAGTTTGTTCTCACTCACCTCGGACAGAAAAACCCCGAAGCGCTTGGAGTACAGCTGGTCGTACTGGTCGACCATGTGGAGCAGGAACGCAAAGTCATTCTTGACATCGGGAATGTCGCTGAAGCTGCTCTCCTCTCTGACTTTTTCGAAGGAATACTCTTTGAGCGGCCGCCGAAAAAGCCAGAACAATGTGTAGATGCAGATGACGCCGTAAGCGCATATGAGAGCAATGTAGCTGACGAGGAGTTTCTTCAACATGAAGGCCATGTTGTGCGTACAGTGGAATCTAGCATATCCCGTCAAATGCTTTATTTCAGGTTCACACACGTGATCGAAGTCTATCGATGCCACGAACGTCATGGTGTAGCACAGGATCAGAATGAACTTCACTGTTTTGATGACCGTCTGAATGGCGTAGAGTCGGTAGATCAAATCGCTATCTTCCACGTGGGCACGGAACTTCCGGACCTTTTCGAACAGGGCCTTCGCCTGCTCGCCATCCTTCTTGTCCAGTATGGTCATGGAGGGGACTTCACTCACCAACTTCTCGGCAGAGAAGGCCAGCCCCGTCTTCGTCAGCATCGGGGCGGACTGGTTGGGGCTCCCTTCCTCACTGCACATTGACAGGTGCTTCAGGAGAGAGGAGGCGCCGGCTATCCTCTGCTTGTTCTCCTCCGAGTCCTCGCACGCCGTCTCGGACAGCGCTTTGGTCGTCCAAGGTGATTCAAAACATTTTCCGAGTATGGAAACAAAATGTTCTACTTTTGAGCTCGTCTTAGGGTATTTAAACCAGAAGTTGCTGCTGACCATCAGTACAATAGTGTGAATTAGAGCGAGGTATGGGAAATACTTGGAATACCAAGGGAGAGCGACGTGATAGCACATCTGGTTGACGAAAACATACTGCTGGAAATCCAGCTTGGTTCTAACCCCCGTGGGCTGCGCTGGCACCAAAGCAGATGGCTGCGTGACCGTCGGGGGAGTGATTTCCAGAGGCCTCTTCGCCATCAGAGGAGCAGCCTGTTCCCCGACTGCACTCTCTTTGTTCCACAAACCCTCTGCAGGCTCTGGTGGATGTGTTCCCAGGAAGCCCTCAGCCCCCGCGGGAGTTTGCTCCAAGATGGGAAGACAAACCACTTGGTCCTTGGTTAACTGCATGGTTCCAGAGAAGATGGCCAACATCAGCATCACAATTCCAAGATAGTCCATGAAGACGTCCCACCATGGTTTCAGGATTTTATAAGTCGGCTGTATGTCGTTCAGAGAGGCTACCTCTGTGAGGGTGAACATCCCTGcaaaggagaaaaggaagtaACATCATTTGCAGTGAATTGATAGAAAAACAGTAGGAGTAGGATTTTATAACACAAGAGGTTTCCAACTGTTTGTGTAAGTGCACTTGCCTGCTggactgttttcattttataaatATCGCCTCACCACATGACAGCTCATAAACATTTGGGCTGTTACAGATCGCTTGCTTTCTCATGCAGGATTTGGCTCCAGCAGCTGTGAGTTGCCTCATTGTTTCCTGTTATAATCCTGTCCGTGTTTACTTTCTATTGTATTAGAGGCAAAATAGCGAGCACTATTCAAATTTTGGGGCATGTGTGGCTGTTTGTCCATATGTGGCCTTGGGAAGGCCTGGGGACCCGTACAGGGTGTACCGCTGCTTTTTGCTTGGACAGAGCTGGGATATGCTCCAGCAGACAATATATTAATCCCAGATATGTGCTTTCATGTGTTGCTATAGAGGCTACTTAAATACACCCAGATTAGCACAAAACATCTGCCCGAGAATGACTTGACATAAATGACTTAATACACTacgggcctgatttactaaaggtttgcgtgtgtaaaaacgtgtgcaaacttgacagcacccgcaaaccaaagtgccagctgatctactaacagcgtgcaaagacgactgcgtctctgaaatgcgcaaaattgcacacgcaattcatttagtacttttgccctgatgaataatcaatatggggcgtacccgccagaaatcgctaaatactgggaggggaagatgcaaattggtccatttaccacgcgcaatgagatttaccaagcccgaaagtttttgcggggattgtgattgcgtctgtatttaatacgttcgaaaggaaagtgctaatctccacatgcaaaaggagaaatattttatttgaatgttaaatcgagtattattcagcaaaaggttgccacaggaggcacattcatttttttatttgtgataataaataaatcacgtgttttcatggagaaaaaagtgtttcttattgtgcg encodes:
- the lrrc8db gene encoding leucine rich repeat containing 8 VRAC subunit Db; translated protein: MFTLTEVASLNDIQPTYKILKPWWDVFMDYLGIVMLMLAIFSGTMQLTKDQVVCLPILEQTPAGAEGFLGTHPPEPAEGLWNKESAVGEQAAPLMAKRPLEITPPTVTQPSALVPAQPTGVRTKLDFQQYVFVNQMCYHVALPWYSKYFPYLALIHTIVLMVSSNFWFKYPKTSSKVEHFVSILGKCFESPWTTKALSETACEDSEENKQRIAGASSLLKHLSMCSEEGSPNQSAPMLTKTGLAFSAEKLVSEVPSMTILDKKDGEQAKALFEKVRKFRAHVEDSDLIYRLYAIQTVIKTVKFILILCYTMTFVASIDFDHVCEPEIKHLTGYARFHCTHNMAFMLKKLLVSYIALICAYGVICIYTLFWLFRRPLKEYSFEKVREESSFSDIPDVKNDFAFLLHMVDQYDQLYSKRFGVFLSEVSENKLREISLNHEWTFEKLRQHVTRNPQDKLELHLFMLSGVPDAVFDLTDLEILRLELIPEARITAKISQMIGLQELHLYHCPAKVEQTAFIFLCDHLRCLHVKFTDVAEIPSWVYLLKNLRELYLIGNLNSENNKMIGIESLRDLRHLKILHLKSNLTKVPTNITDLSPHLVKLVIHNDGTKLLVLNSLKKMVNLGELELHNCELERIPHAIFSLNNLQELDLKSNNIRTIEEVISFQHLKRLTCLKLWYNKIIIIPLSISHVKNLESLYLSHNKLESLPSSLFTLLKLRYLDVSHNSIAVIPPEVGFLQNLQHFVITGNKVEVVPKQLFKCNKIRTLCLSHNCVSSIPEKIGHLLQLTHLEMKGNCLDRLPAQLGQCGLLRRGCLLVEDHLFDSLPLEVKESMNQDASVSFANGCKCLSDGR